The Selenomonadales bacterium genomic interval TCTATGAAACGATCTCCGGTTTGGAAGGCGTAACTCTCCATACGGATAAATTCGAAATCGCTGAACATGCAGAGCAGTCTCATGTTGGTATCAGCTGTGCAGAATTCCACATTGCAGAAACGGGTAGCGTATGCGTTGATACGAAATCCTACGAAGCACGTGTAACGAGCATGCTTCCGGAAATGCACATCGTTTTCCTTAACAAAAACCATGGCGTAAACACGGTTGAAGATGCTTTCAAAGTTATCTCGCCGGTATTCACAAGCGGTCACATGGGCTTCATTACCGGTCCGAGCCGTACAGCTGACATTGAACGCGTATTGACGATCGGTGTTCATGGTCCTGGCCGTTTCGTCATCATCGCAATCGATGAAACTAACGGAGGTGCTGCATAATGGCTGAAAACAATCGCAATATCAGAAAAGAAATCGATACCAAATTGAACGACCCCGTACTCCGCGGCGCGCTTGCTCGCTTCGCTGAACAGTACCCGGTCGCTCGTTTGAAAGCATACGAAAACGTTGAAGACGTTGATGGTCTTCGCAACTCTTTCAAAGCTATGAAAGTTGATGTTGTTGAGCATCTCGAAGAGATCGCTGACAAATTCGAAGCTTCCGTTAAAGCTCGCGGTGCTCACTTCTAC includes:
- a CDS encoding lactate utilization protein, encoding MKKVCTNWAATFTSDLVSAKYWDEFKQNATNAAAEIHEVNSWAEAQAKVLELIADQKATKICGVGHEENAEVAKIYETISGLEGVTLHTDKFEIAEHAEQSHVGISCAEFHIAETGSVCVDTKSYEARVTSMLPEMHIVFLNKNHGVNTVEDAFKVISPVFTSGHMGFITGPSRTADIERVLTIGVHGPGRFVIIAIDETNGGAA